The Gloeobacter morelensis MG652769 genome contains the following window.
CCTCGCCGCAGTCGCCACGCAAAGCGTGCACGCACTGGAAATACAGCCAAGCCCACCCACCGAGTCTCGTACCTACCGTGCCGCTAAGTCCGGGGGGTGTCGGGGGGTGGCACGCCCCCGACGCGGGGAGGGGGAGAGCGCGAGAGGGGCACCCGAAGGGGGTGCCGCCTCTCGCCCACAAACTAGCGGGCTAAGCCAAAAATCCCAAAAAGCCCAGGTAAGGACCTTCATCTAAACCATGCCGCTTCACCCGGATTCGAATGACCTGCCCGGTCTTGCGGACGCTCCGTGTGGCTCTCTGGTGAGCATGACGCTCTTTGGTGTATGACCGACTGCGAGGCCTTAAACTCAAAAATTATGGGTTCAGCAACAAAGCACGGTACCCGGCTTGAACGAAATGCTCGTCGGCCGTTACGGCTTCGAGCAAACCTTGCTCCTGCATGACGGCAAACGAAATGCAGTCGGTCAGGCCCCAAGTTTTGTCCTGGCGGCTGCTATACAATCGCAGCGCGCGCATCAGCAGAGCCCGGTCGACGCTGACCACCCGCACATTGACTGTCCGGTAGCACTGCTCGATAAATTGCACCGCCGCTGAACGGTCAATCGCGCTCAAAGCATTGCCCACTTCCGTCAGGACGGCTTCTGTCACCCATACCTCCAGAGCCTCACGAACCATGGGAAAAGCGGCACGAGCTTGCAGGTGGCACTGGTCACGCCGGTTGAGCAGGGCCTGGATAAAGACCGTGTCCAGCAGCAGGCGTTTGGTATTCACGATTGCGATTCAAGGTGGCGTTTGGGTGTGCCGTATAGATAGTGGTCGTGCTCGGAAGACCAATCGGGCGGCGCCTCTATCGTTCCTGCCAGATCCGCAAGTAAATCCCAGGCGTCTGTAGCAGTGTTGGGGGCTGGTGCAGGCTCGATGGTGACGCGGTAGCGCCGGTTGGGTTCGAGATCAAGGGGAACTTCCGGGCGAAAAACCTGCCCGTCGAAGATCACCGTCACAACTGTGCTCATTAGTGCAGACGTTCCTCGCTCATGTTGCCAGGTCCTTTGATTAGGGGTGCCGCCAGCCTGCCGCCTTCCTACTAACTAAGGGTATCTTTTCAGCGGGCTCCGTTGTTCTACCCGTCATACCGCATCGCCAACGCAGGACCGACTTTTGCGACTTTGCGGGCCGGAAAATGGCAGGCCACCCGAGCGACGCCGTACAAGTGCACTATGAATTTATACCGAAAGCTGTCTGGCGGCTGGGTAGTTAAGTAACCCGACCGATCTTGCGGACGCTCCGTGTGGCTGTTTGGTGCAGGACCAATTGCGAGGCTGCCAAGGTGACGCTCGGGCAGCGTTCAGTGCTGCTGCAGGCGATTTCGTTCTCAGAAATAGCAAAAATTGCTATTTTTTGGTTGCTTAACCTAGGATCGGGTAGCGATGTTGCGTTCGAGGTTTAGCCTGTGAATATCTCTCTGACCCCCGAACTGGAGAGGCTGGTTCAGGAAAAGGTGGCGAGCGGTCTTTACAACTCGGCTAGTGAAGTTATTCGTGAAGCACTTCGCTTGCTCAAAGAGCAAGACATGCTCAAGCAGGCCCGCTTGGAAGAATTGCGGCAGGATATCCAGTTGGGTTTGGAAAGTGGTGAGTCCGCTCCCCTCGATATGGCTGCCATTAAAGCCGAAGCGCGGCGGCGCAAGGGCCTTTGAGTGCCACCGATTCGAAGAAAGCCGCTTGCAGAAATAGATCTGCTCGAAATTTGGAGTTACGTCGCGGATGCTAATCCACAGAGGGCAGATGCAATGCTCGATGCAATCGAGCAAAAGCTGCAGATGCTTGCCCGTCAAACGGCTCTTGGTCGTAGGCGCGAAGACTTGGCCCCCGGCTTGCGCAGTTTTCCGGCAGGCAATTATGTCGTTTTCTACCGTCCTTTGTCTGAAGGCATCGAGGTTGTCCGAATCTTGAGCGGCTTGCGGGATATCGAAGGAATTTTTAGAAGTTCCGATCCAGGGTGAATCGGGAACTTCCCAATTGAGCCAGCGATGTCCGGCGGCCGGTTGGGCATCCCTGTAGGTCCGTACCGCCGGTTCACAAAGGTTGGGCGTTAGGCTGGAACCGTTCAGACGGCAGGAGAATCCGGGTGTTCGCCATCGGGTTTTGGGCAATCGTCGGGGCGGCGGTGGGCAGTTGCATCAACGTCGTCGCCCACCGTTTGCCCCGGGGCATTTCGCTTTGGTGGCCGCCTTCGCGCTGTCCCGGCTGCCTCACCCCGCTCGGGCCGCTGGAGAACGTACCGGTACTGGGTTGGTTGGGGTTGGGGGGTAAATGTCGT
Protein-coding sequences here:
- a CDS encoding type II toxin-antitoxin system VapC family toxin, with protein sequence MNTKRLLLDTVFIQALLNRRDQCHLQARAAFPMVREALEVWVTEAVLTEVGNALSAIDRSAAVQFIEQCYRTVNVRVVSVDRALLMRALRLYSSRQDKTWGLTDCISFAVMQEQGLLEAVTADEHFVQAGYRALLLNP
- a CDS encoding antitoxin family protein — translated: MSTVVTVIFDGQVFRPEVPLDLEPNRRYRVTIEPAPAPNTATDAWDLLADLAGTIEAPPDWSSEHDHYLYGTPKRHLESQS
- a CDS encoding type II toxin-antitoxin system ParD family antitoxin; its protein translation is MNISLTPELERLVQEKVASGLYNSASEVIREALRLLKEQDMLKQARLEELRQDIQLGLESGESAPLDMAAIKAEARRRKGL
- a CDS encoding type II toxin-antitoxin system RelE/ParE family toxin — translated: MPPIRRKPLAEIDLLEIWSYVADANPQRADAMLDAIEQKLQMLARQTALGRRREDLAPGLRSFPAGNYVVFYRPLSEGIEVVRILSGLRDIEGIFRSSDPG